One window from the genome of Natronomonas pharaonis DSM 2160 encodes:
- a CDS encoding GNAT family N-acetyltransferase: protein MSVTIDTRTIGAGDDALVESAWELKERIRRAEGVLKQRRDFFTDAYRRARVYALVEPGYDDEQLVGFAATRRDGYILFLAVDPNYRDRGFGSQLVAAVADDHSSVTCHARTTNEPALDFYRSLGFEIERRIDDYYEDHGDAYYLRLGENESLTTKLSRFMPGT from the coding sequence GTGAGTGTCACCATCGACACCCGGACCATCGGTGCCGGTGACGACGCCCTCGTCGAATCTGCGTGGGAGTTGAAAGAACGGATTCGGCGCGCCGAGGGCGTCCTCAAACAGCGCCGGGACTTCTTCACCGATGCCTACCGGCGCGCGCGCGTCTACGCGCTCGTCGAGCCCGGCTACGACGACGAGCAATTGGTCGGCTTCGCGGCGACACGACGGGACGGCTACATCCTCTTTTTGGCGGTCGACCCCAACTACCGCGACCGTGGCTTCGGGAGCCAACTGGTCGCGGCGGTCGCCGACGACCACAGCTCTGTCACCTGCCATGCCCGGACGACAAACGAGCCGGCGCTCGATTTCTACCGGTCGCTCGGCTTCGAAATCGAGCGTCGAATCGACGACTACTACGAAGACCACGGCGACGCCTACTACCTCCGGCTTGGCGAAAACGAGAGCCTGACGACGAAGCTCTCGCGGTTCATGCCGGGGACCTAG
- the priS gene encoding DNA primase small subunit PriS: MNGRTREYLKGRFGDHYRRASLSPPPAANEREWGYITWGDGGTTMVRHHSYLDVTGGGDLGGFLAGERPRHVYFSAGRYDDPGASSMGQKGWRGSDLVFDLDADHLPGIDPSETSYAAMLEACKGALSRLLDLLVEDFGFEPLAVVFSGGRGYHVHVRRDDVLELDRTARREIVEYVLGEGLDFDDIVSTQAVAGSAGRSSPAQKRTLPDGGWAGRVRTRLTTLFDEVLTMEEAAALDRLREFDGIGEGKAKAALTAARNNREELTKGNVDVHPAVYSIARELFETVVEAESAPIDEPVTTDINRLIRLPGSLHGGTGLEVQHLDRDAIDAFDPLSDAVPETFVGNEIAIYTQEPTTVELRGESFRLSEGVSSVPEYVGVFAMARGYASKAGE, encoded by the coding sequence ATGAACGGTCGCACCCGTGAGTATCTCAAGGGCCGGTTCGGCGACCACTACCGCCGGGCGTCACTGTCGCCGCCGCCGGCCGCCAACGAGCGCGAGTGGGGCTACATCACGTGGGGCGACGGCGGGACCACGATGGTCCGCCACCACTCGTATCTCGATGTGACCGGCGGCGGGGACCTCGGCGGCTTTCTGGCAGGCGAGCGCCCGCGACACGTCTATTTTTCTGCGGGTCGGTACGACGACCCCGGAGCCAGCAGCATGGGACAGAAGGGCTGGCGGGGCTCCGATTTGGTTTTCGACCTCGACGCCGACCACCTTCCCGGCATCGACCCCAGCGAGACGAGCTATGCGGCGATGCTCGAAGCTTGCAAGGGTGCGCTCAGTCGGCTGCTGGACCTGTTGGTCGAGGATTTCGGCTTCGAGCCGCTCGCTGTCGTTTTCTCCGGCGGTCGAGGATATCACGTCCACGTTCGCAGAGACGACGTACTCGAACTCGACCGAACCGCGCGTCGGGAAATCGTCGAGTACGTGCTCGGCGAGGGACTCGACTTCGACGACATCGTCTCGACACAGGCGGTCGCCGGCAGTGCGGGGCGGTCGTCGCCGGCACAAAAGCGAACGCTGCCGGACGGCGGCTGGGCCGGCCGCGTCCGAACGCGGCTGACCACACTCTTTGATGAGGTACTCACAATGGAGGAGGCGGCGGCGCTCGACCGACTCCGGGAGTTCGACGGCATCGGCGAAGGAAAAGCCAAGGCGGCACTGACCGCGGCCAGAAACAACCGCGAGGAACTAACGAAGGGCAACGTCGATGTTCATCCGGCGGTCTACAGCATCGCGCGGGAACTCTTCGAGACCGTCGTCGAAGCGGAGTCCGCACCCATCGACGAGCCGGTCACGACGGATATCAACCGGCTGATACGGCTGCCGGGGAGCCTCCACGGCGGCACCGGACTGGAGGTCCAGCACCTCGACCGCGACGCTATCGACGCGTTCGACCCGCTTTCCGATGCGGTCCCCGAGACATTCGTCGGCAACGAGATAGCGATATACACCCAGGAACCGACGACGGTCGAGCTCCGTGGGGAAAGCTTTAGGCTCTCGGAGGGTGTGTCTTCCGTCCCGGAGTACGTGGGCGTCTTCGCGATGGCCCGCGGCTATGCGAGCAAGGCAGGAGAATGA
- a CDS encoding DNA replication complex subunit Gins51 has product MNLDELQSVQARERQSSDLQQLRPSFYREVGAFVQELTEQRARVVEEVDDPFSSPKVRQLTNDIETAEQTVEAIYERRVGKVVKKASIAAAGMPVDDAGLTDEEERLFEDLVDRIEDNRDAVLSVLDGDGPDVSCSVGGTEQPKSKTEPAAADTSEPDAPTAPDGRSSPSAEDGVSAADLMGSGSDEGGDSDEPAADTPVEPSAPDQSTPSEAEQPTASDPEQPAPPEPEQPSTATAEQPIPSEGPPAPNPEQPSGDGHPVPPDPPEQAEATDGGTAAAGPSTESASDATETASSMPGLPRTTVRITADVGEIVGADDRDYELGSEDVVTLPEPNAEVLVEKDAAERLD; this is encoded by the coding sequence ATGAACCTCGACGAACTACAATCCGTACAGGCACGCGAGCGCCAGTCCAGCGACCTCCAGCAGCTTCGCCCGTCGTTTTATCGTGAGGTTGGGGCGTTCGTCCAAGAGCTGACCGAGCAGCGCGCGCGCGTCGTCGAGGAAGTCGACGACCCGTTCTCCTCGCCGAAGGTACGACAGTTGACCAACGACATCGAGACGGCCGAACAGACCGTCGAGGCGATATACGAACGGCGCGTCGGCAAGGTCGTCAAGAAGGCCTCCATTGCTGCGGCCGGGATGCCCGTCGACGATGCCGGCCTGACAGACGAGGAGGAACGGCTCTTTGAGGACCTTGTCGACCGCATCGAGGACAACCGCGACGCGGTGCTTTCGGTACTCGACGGGGACGGCCCCGACGTGTCGTGTTCAGTTGGCGGAACAGAACAGCCCAAAAGTAAGACAGAACCGGCCGCAGCCGACACGTCCGAGCCGGACGCACCGACAGCACCTGACGGTCGCTCGTCACCGTCGGCGGAAGATGGTGTCAGCGCCGCGGACCTGATGGGCTCCGGCAGCGACGAGGGCGGCGACAGCGACGAGCCAGCGGCCGACACACCAGTCGAACCGTCAGCCCCGGACCAGTCCACGCCGTCGGAAGCTGAACAGCCCACGGCGTCGGACCCCGAACAACCCGCTCCGCCGGAGCCGGAACAGCCGTCCACGGCAACCGCAGAGCAGCCCATCCCGTCGGAGGGCCCGCCGGCACCGAATCCCGAACAGCCGAGCGGTGATGGGCACCCGGTCCCGCCAGACCCACCGGAACAGGCCGAGGCAACCGATGGCGGGACAGCGGCCGCCGGCCCGTCGACTGAATCGGCATCGGACGCTACTGAGACGGCGTCGTCGATGCCCGGACTGCCGCGTACAACGGTCCGCATTACCGCCGATGTCGGTGAGATTGTCGGCGCTGACGACCGTGATTACGAACTCGGCTCCGAGGATGTCGTCACGCTTCCGGAGCCGAACGCCGAGGTGCTCGTCGAGAAGGACGCCGCAGAGCGGCTTGACTGA
- a CDS encoding alpha/beta fold hydrolase — METVSHDGRTTAYRTASDDDPTVCYIHGAGGAHDVWTQQFRGDAPPAVALDLSGHGESDDISADAGTETLDAYADDVVAVCEATGASVLCGNSMGGAVALWIVLERAFEPDGLILADTGAKLSVDPDFLDTISADFEGAVDFLHRPDMLFHEPSDELVEPSRQALLETGQDVTLRDFETCDAYDVRDRVGTVSVPTLALCGEHDPLTPPAFHEFLADELPDCSLTIFDDAAHMPMLERPAAFNEAVRSFLD, encoded by the coding sequence ATGGAGACTGTCAGCCACGACGGCCGGACGACGGCCTATCGGACAGCGAGCGACGACGACCCGACCGTCTGCTACATCCACGGCGCTGGGGGGGCACACGACGTCTGGACCCAGCAGTTCCGCGGTGACGCTCCGCCGGCGGTTGCCCTCGACCTTTCGGGGCACGGCGAAAGCGATGATATCTCGGCCGACGCCGGGACGGAGACGCTTGACGCCTACGCTGATGATGTCGTTGCAGTCTGTGAAGCCACCGGCGCGAGCGTACTCTGCGGCAACTCGATGGGCGGCGCTGTCGCGCTGTGGATTGTGCTCGAACGGGCCTTCGAGCCCGACGGATTGATACTCGCCGACACCGGCGCAAAGCTCTCGGTAGACCCGGACTTTCTCGACACTATTTCGGCGGACTTCGAGGGCGCGGTTGATTTCCTCCACCGTCCCGATATGCTGTTCCACGAGCCAAGCGACGAGCTCGTCGAACCGTCCAGACAGGCGCTGCTGGAGACCGGACAGGACGTGACGCTCCGGGACTTCGAGACCTGTGACGCCTATGATGTCCGCGACCGCGTCGGCACGGTTTCGGTGCCCACGCTGGCGCTCTGCGGTGAACACGACCCGCTGACGCCGCCGGCGTTCCACGAGTTCCTCGCCGACGAGCTGCCGGACTGTTCGCTTACGATATTCGACGACGCGGCACACATGCCGATGCTCGAACGACCGGCAGCGTTCAACGAGGCCGTTCGCTCGTTCCTCGATTAA
- a CDS encoding DUF7127 family protein, producing the protein MREKLRTLRNDLDGPVRQYDYEDAAVLAADFGAVDGHVDVVDGTAIVVVDGEQYEFAVPADPARAVMNNGVVTIEMER; encoded by the coding sequence ATGAGAGAAAAACTCCGCACACTCCGGAACGACCTCGACGGTCCTGTCCGGCAATACGACTACGAGGACGCGGCTGTTCTCGCAGCGGACTTCGGTGCCGTCGACGGCCACGTCGACGTCGTCGACGGCACTGCAATCGTCGTCGTTGACGGCGAGCAATACGAGTTCGCAGTACCGGCTGACCCGGCCCGTGCTGTTATGAACAATGGGGTCGTCACCATTGAGATGGAGCGATAA
- a CDS encoding CDC48 family AAA ATPase → MKLTVKPLKQKDAGRGLAAIDRAAMDELDVENGDYVVLDSGDSRAVARVWPGYPEDEGNGVVRVDGRLRQEADVGIDDNVHIEPADVNPAKEVTVALPQNLRIRGNIGPHIRDKLSGQAVTEGQNVPFSLGLGPLSSKSGQRIPLKIAGTEPSGTVVVTDSTEIQVSEKPAEQIAGPSDGSGAAPGEGGTPSVTYEDIGGLDSELEQVREMIELPMRHPELFQQLGIEPPKGVLLHGPPGTGKTLMAKAVANEIDAHFTDISGPEIMSKYYGESEEQLREVFDEASENAPAIVFIDEIDSIAPKRGETSGDVERRVVAQLLSLMDGLEERGDVIVIGATNRVDAIDPALRRGGRFDREIEIGVPDKEGRKEILQVHTRGMPLADGIDLEQYAENTHGFVGADLESLTKEAAMNSLRRIRPELDLEQDEIEAEVLESMTVTESDFKDALKGVTPSAMREVFVEVPDTTWDAVGGLDDTKSRLRETIQWPLEYPEVFKQMDMQAAKGVLLYGPPGTGKTLMAKAIANEAQSNFISIKGPELLNKYVGESEKGVREVFEKARSNAPTVVFFDEIDSIAGERGERMGDSGVGERVVSQLLTELDGLEELEDVVVIATTNRPDLIDSALLRPGRLDRHIHVPVPDEEAREAIFAVHTRNKPLADDVDISELAGRTDGYVGADIEAVCREASMAATREFIESVSPEEAAQSVGNVRITAEHFEEALDEVGPSVSEDTRERYEEVEEEFTPGEEPSGKSDVGRTFH, encoded by the coding sequence ATGAAGCTGACTGTCAAACCCCTCAAGCAGAAAGACGCCGGCCGCGGGTTGGCCGCCATCGACCGCGCCGCCATGGACGAACTCGACGTCGAGAACGGCGACTACGTCGTCCTCGATAGCGGCGACTCCCGCGCCGTCGCTCGCGTGTGGCCCGGCTATCCCGAAGACGAAGGCAACGGCGTCGTCCGCGTCGACGGTCGGCTTCGGCAAGAGGCAGACGTCGGCATCGATGACAACGTCCACATCGAGCCGGCCGATGTCAACCCCGCCAAGGAAGTGACTGTTGCGCTGCCGCAGAACCTCCGCATTCGCGGAAACATCGGCCCGCATATTCGCGACAAGCTCAGCGGGCAGGCGGTCACGGAGGGACAGAACGTGCCCTTCTCGCTCGGCCTCGGCCCGCTCTCGTCGAAGAGCGGCCAGCGGATTCCGCTGAAAATCGCCGGCACGGAGCCGAGCGGCACCGTCGTCGTCACCGATTCGACGGAGATTCAGGTCAGCGAAAAGCCGGCCGAGCAGATCGCCGGGCCTTCCGATGGGTCGGGAGCGGCGCCCGGCGAGGGCGGCACGCCCTCGGTGACCTACGAGGACATCGGCGGCCTCGACAGCGAGCTCGAACAGGTCCGTGAGATGATCGAGCTGCCGATGCGACACCCAGAGCTGTTCCAGCAGCTCGGCATCGAGCCGCCGAAAGGTGTCCTCCTACACGGCCCGCCGGGGACTGGGAAGACCCTGATGGCGAAGGCTGTTGCCAACGAAATCGACGCCCACTTTACGGACATCTCCGGCCCCGAGATCATGTCAAAATACTACGGGGAATCCGAAGAACAGCTCCGTGAGGTGTTCGACGAGGCCTCGGAAAACGCGCCCGCGATCGTCTTCATCGACGAAATCGACTCAATCGCGCCCAAGCGGGGCGAGACCAGCGGCGATGTCGAGCGTCGGGTTGTCGCGCAACTGCTGAGCCTGATGGACGGTCTCGAAGAGCGCGGCGATGTCATCGTCATCGGCGCAACCAACCGCGTCGATGCGATTGACCCTGCGCTCCGACGCGGCGGCCGCTTCGACCGCGAAATCGAAATCGGCGTCCCCGACAAGGAGGGCCGCAAGGAGATTCTGCAGGTCCACACCCGCGGAATGCCGCTGGCTGACGGCATCGACCTCGAACAGTACGCCGAAAACACCCACGGCTTCGTCGGCGCGGACCTCGAAAGCCTAACCAAAGAAGCCGCGATGAACTCGCTGCGGCGCATTCGGCCGGAGCTCGACCTCGAGCAGGACGAAATCGAGGCTGAGGTCCTTGAGTCGATGACTGTCACCGAGAGCGACTTCAAAGACGCGCTCAAGGGCGTCACGCCGTCGGCGATGCGAGAGGTCTTCGTCGAGGTACCCGACACCACCTGGGATGCGGTCGGCGGTCTCGATGACACCAAATCGCGGCTCCGCGAGACCATCCAGTGGCCGCTGGAGTACCCCGAGGTGTTCAAGCAGATGGACATGCAGGCCGCCAAGGGCGTCCTCCTGTATGGCCCGCCCGGCACCGGGAAGACCCTGATGGCAAAGGCCATCGCCAACGAGGCCCAATCGAACTTCATCTCGATCAAGGGTCCGGAGCTGCTGAACAAGTACGTCGGCGAATCCGAGAAGGGCGTCCGCGAAGTCTTCGAGAAGGCACGGTCGAACGCTCCGACTGTCGTCTTCTTCGACGAAATCGACTCCATCGCCGGCGAACGCGGCGAACGGATGGGCGACTCCGGCGTCGGCGAGCGCGTCGTCTCCCAGCTTCTGACCGAGCTGGACGGCCTCGAAGAACTCGAAGACGTGGTCGTCATCGCGACGACGAACCGTCCCGACCTCATCGACTCGGCGCTTTTGCGCCCCGGCCGGCTGGACCGCCACATCCACGTTCCGGTTCCCGACGAGGAGGCTCGCGAGGCAATCTTCGCCGTCCACACCCGGAACAAACCGCTCGCCGACGATGTGGACATCAGCGAATTGGCTGGACGGACCGACGGCTACGTCGGCGCCGACATCGAGGCCGTCTGCCGTGAGGCCTCGATGGCCGCCACACGCGAGTTCATCGAGAGCGTCTCCCCCGAGGAGGCAGCCCAAAGCGTCGGCAACGTCCGCATCACTGCCGAACACTTCGAGGAAGCCCTCGACGAGGTCGGCCCAAGCGTGAGCGAGGACACTCGCGAACGCTACGAGGAAGTCGAAGAGGAATTCACGCCCGGTGAGGAGCCGTCCGGCAAATCCGATGTCGGCCGGACGTTCCACTGA
- a CDS encoding DEAD/DEAH box helicase, with product MSEGHSAAAGMDAFARLHDDVRQALSERGFSTPTAPQRKAIPTLAAGESGLVVAPTGSGKTETAMLPVLSSIQERPPRHGIQALYITPLRALNRDMRERLEWWGETLGIDIDVRHGDTTDYQRQKQAEDPPDVLVTTPETLQAMFTGEKLRRAIEDIEHIVVDEVHELAGSKRGAQLTVGLEHLREHAGPFQRIGLSATVGDPTEVGRFLTGDRGCHVTDVEAGTNLDVTVRTPEIRPEDRTAAGELLTDAEVASHVRVIDELVDAHDSVLIFVNTRQTAEGLGSRLKAYGTNIGIHHGSLSKSARIDVEDAFKTGEIDGLMCTSSMELGIDVGDIDHVIQYASPREVRRLLQRVGRAGHRRDETSSGTVITTHPDDTFEALSIVDRAERGAVESAGIHHGSLDTVANQIAGLLMGFEELPAARAYEILTRAYPFRNLPEEQFKAVVRELSENRILWLEEGDDRIEKSGGTWQYFYANLSMIPDEANYTVTDMASGDPVGTLAERFVVTFAEPGETFVQGGEMWRITEIDDEEEEVLVSPIEDPTGEVPSWVGQEIPVPRGVAEAVATARADARGRFDGGDGRGAVARSVADRYPTDEHTASEALKPVEAHKGPIPTPDRIVVEGFGRQIVLNAAFGHTANETLGRLLSALIGQQTGGSVAMEVDPYRIELEVPSGTSIGDVVELLETTDPDHVPTLVELSLKNAETLKFTLAQVAAKFGALKRWKGTGSSQNRFGKDRLLAALEDTPIYDEAVRVVLHEQLDVDGASDILSRLQSGDIELATVGERTALGQAGRSSGRELLSPENADASVVETVKERILDDDVLLACLHCKEWDRRQTVKRVDDQPECPLCGSTRIAALNPWADEVLEAVRTDDKDDDQQKATERAYKAASIVQSHGKRAVIALAARGVGPRNAAYIINNHREEEADFYRDIIERERQYARTKSFWD from the coding sequence ATGAGTGAGGGCCACAGCGCCGCAGCCGGAATGGACGCCTTCGCGCGGCTCCACGACGATGTCCGGCAGGCGCTCTCGGAGCGTGGGTTCTCGACACCGACCGCCCCACAGCGGAAGGCGATTCCAACGCTTGCGGCCGGCGAGAGCGGACTTGTTGTCGCTCCGACCGGTTCGGGGAAGACGGAGACAGCGATGCTGCCCGTGTTGTCATCGATTCAGGAACGACCGCCACGACACGGGATACAGGCGCTCTATATCACGCCGCTGCGGGCGCTGAACCGCGACATGCGCGAGCGGCTCGAATGGTGGGGCGAGACGCTCGGTATCGATATCGACGTGCGGCACGGCGATACGACCGACTACCAGCGACAAAAGCAGGCCGAAGACCCGCCGGACGTGCTAGTGACGACGCCGGAGACGCTACAGGCGATGTTCACCGGTGAGAAGCTCCGGCGGGCCATCGAGGACATCGAGCACATCGTCGTCGACGAGGTCCACGAACTCGCCGGCTCCAAGCGCGGCGCACAACTGACAGTCGGGCTTGAACACCTTCGGGAACACGCAGGTCCGTTCCAGCGTATCGGCCTCTCGGCGACGGTCGGCGACCCCACAGAAGTGGGTCGGTTTCTGACCGGCGACCGGGGGTGCCACGTCACCGACGTCGAAGCCGGAACGAACCTCGATGTGACCGTCCGGACACCCGAGATACGACCTGAAGACCGGACTGCGGCCGGCGAACTGCTGACCGACGCCGAGGTGGCAAGCCACGTCCGTGTTATCGACGAACTGGTCGACGCCCACGACTCGGTGCTGATATTCGTCAACACCCGGCAGACGGCAGAGGGACTCGGCTCGCGGCTGAAAGCCTACGGCACGAATATCGGTATCCACCACGGGTCGCTGTCGAAGTCGGCCCGCATCGATGTCGAGGACGCGTTCAAGACCGGGGAGATCGACGGGCTCATGTGTACCTCCTCGATGGAGCTCGGCATCGACGTCGGGGACATCGACCACGTCATCCAGTATGCGAGTCCGCGAGAGGTCCGGCGGCTACTCCAGCGGGTCGGCCGGGCAGGCCACCGGCGCGACGAAACGTCTTCGGGGACGGTCATTACGACCCATCCTGACGACACCTTCGAGGCGCTTTCCATCGTCGACCGCGCCGAGCGTGGGGCCGTCGAATCGGCCGGCATCCACCACGGAAGCCTCGATACGGTCGCCAACCAAATCGCGGGCCTTCTGATGGGGTTCGAAGAGCTCCCCGCGGCCCGCGCCTACGAGATACTGACCCGGGCCTATCCGTTCCGGAACCTCCCGGAAGAGCAGTTCAAAGCCGTCGTGCGGGAGCTCTCGGAGAACCGCATCCTGTGGCTCGAAGAAGGCGACGACCGCATCGAGAAATCCGGCGGGACGTGGCAGTACTTCTATGCGAACCTCTCGATGATACCCGACGAGGCCAATTATACGGTCACGGACATGGCCTCCGGCGACCCGGTCGGAACGCTCGCCGAGCGCTTTGTTGTCACGTTCGCCGAGCCCGGCGAGACGTTTGTACAGGGTGGCGAGATGTGGCGCATTACGGAAATCGACGACGAAGAAGAGGAGGTACTCGTTTCGCCCATCGAGGACCCGACCGGCGAGGTGCCCTCGTGGGTCGGCCAGGAGATACCGGTCCCCCGCGGTGTTGCGGAGGCTGTCGCAACCGCCCGTGCTGACGCCCGGGGCCGGTTCGACGGCGGCGACGGCCGCGGTGCGGTCGCCCGGTCGGTCGCCGACCGCTACCCGACCGACGAACACACCGCAAGCGAGGCGCTGAAACCGGTCGAAGCCCACAAAGGGCCGATTCCGACCCCCGACCGAATCGTCGTCGAGGGGTTCGGCCGACAAATCGTCCTCAATGCCGCTTTCGGCCACACGGCCAACGAAACGCTGGGGCGGCTGCTCTCGGCGCTTATCGGCCAACAAACCGGCGGCTCAGTGGCAATGGAGGTCGACCCCTACCGCATCGAACTCGAAGTCCCGTCGGGGACCTCCATCGGCGATGTCGTCGAGCTACTGGAGACCACGGACCCCGACCACGTGCCGACGCTCGTCGAACTGAGCCTGAAAAACGCCGAGACGCTGAAATTTACGCTCGCGCAGGTGGCCGCGAAGTTCGGTGCGCTGAAGCGCTGGAAAGGGACCGGCTCCAGCCAGAACCGCTTCGGCAAGGACCGGCTGCTGGCGGCGCTTGAGGATACCCCCATCTACGACGAGGCGGTCCGAGTCGTCCTCCACGAACAGCTCGATGTCGACGGCGCAAGCGATATACTCTCCCGGTTGCAGTCCGGCGACATCGAGCTGGCGACGGTCGGCGAGCGAACCGCGCTCGGACAGGCGGGCCGCTCGTCTGGCCGGGAGCTGCTGTCGCCGGAGAACGCCGACGCCTCCGTCGTCGAGACGGTCAAGGAACGAATCCTCGACGACGACGTGTTGCTTGCCTGCCTGCACTGCAAAGAGTGGGACCGCAGACAGACGGTAAAGCGGGTCGACGACCAGCCGGAGTGTCCGCTGTGCGGGTCGACACGAATCGCGGCGCTAAACCCGTGGGCCGATGAGGTGCTTGAGGCAGTGCGGACCGACGACAAGGACGACGACCAACAAAAAGCGACCGAACGCGCATACAAGGCCGCCAGTATCGTTCAAAGCCACGGTAAACGGGCCGTTATCGCGCTCGCTGCCAGAGGCGTCGGGCCACGGAACGCCGCCTACATCATCAACAACCACCGCGAGGAGGAAGCCGACTTCTACCGCGACATCATCGAACGCGAACGTCAGTACGCCCGGACGAAGTCGTTCTGGGATTAG